A window from Mustela erminea isolate mMusErm1 chromosome 17, mMusErm1.Pri, whole genome shotgun sequence encodes these proteins:
- the LOC116575951 gene encoding uncharacterized protein LOC116575951, with amino-acid sequence MSPAVARTSPALAGRRRNTTAFLLHAAAPRAQIQRPHEPPRPSGRASSPAGWTSWPRGSRGAACFPETRVRIRNSLYRQLVSPSPPAEAGRPRQAGPEAGDGGPVLENSQEPCIKGVQRPQERGENSRRPTQTLGSPWAAGHSLHVAQLPPSPLQDPRPRGSLACKTQVPKCFSSTEREREREREIERDRRESASLLALRRRAPASAQTCFNHRLLGSFVPGSSHLNVLIRLGPDSYPSGLSQCGERVGTPAGCGRGPGGLQGLVRREGAAGVPRGRGEGAERRARGNPEPGDGAAGSGRPSRAARRRDQREGSAQGRRWARAAGRSGRSGRRLGAESEGRPPRPRRIRPHWGAELC; translated from the exons ATGTCCCCCGCCGTGGCCCGCACATCCCCTGCTCTGGCGGGGAGGAGAAGGAATA CCACCGCTTTCCTTCTTCACGCTGCTGCCCCTCGAGCACAGATTCAGAGACCACATGAGCCACCAAGGCCCAGTGGGAGAGCTTCGTCACCGGCTGGATGGACTTCCTGGCCACGAGGCAGCCGAGGAGCAGCGTGTTTTCCTGAAACCAGAGTGCGCATCCGCAATTCCCTTTACCGACAGctggtctccccctcccccccagcagaAGCTGGTAGGCCGAGGCAGGCAGGTCCAGAGGCAGGAGACGGGGGCCCTGTGTTGGAGAACTCCCAAGAACCGTGCATCAAAGGCGTTCAGAGACCACAGGAGCGAGGAGAGAACTCACGGCGACCAACACAAACTCTTGGAAGCCCCTGGGCTGCCGGCCATTCTCTCCATGTGGCCCAGCTACCCCCAAGTCCCTTACAGGACCCTCGGCCTCGCGGGTCCCTGGCTTGCAAAACGCAGGTTCCTAAATGCTTTTCAAGcacggagagagaaagagagagagagagagagatcgaaaGAGATAGAAGGGAATCAGCTTCTCTTCTTGCCCTTAGGAGACGCGCTCCAGCGAGCGCCCAGACTTGTTTTAACCATCGGCTCCTCGGGTCTTTTGTCCCCGGCTCCTCCCATTTAAATGTGCTTATTCGTCTGGGTCCAGATTCTTACCCCTCTGGCCTGAGCCAGTGTGGGGAGCGCGTCGGGACGCCTGCAGGGTGCGGCCGAGGCCCGGGAGGGCTCCAAGGCCTCGTGCGGCGAGAAGGAGCTGCGGGGGTGCCCA ggggccgcgGCGAAGGGGCGGAGCGCAGGGCGCGAGGGAACCCGGAGCCTGGGGATGGGGCCGCGGGAAGCGGACGTCCGAGTCGCGCCGCGAGGAGGAGGGACCAGAGGGAGGGCAGCGCgcaggggaggaggtgggcgAGGGCGGCGGGGAGGAGTGGACGGAGCGGGCGGAGGCTGGGAGCGGAGAGCGAGGGCCGCCCACCCCGGCCCCGCCGGATACGGCCGCACTGGGGAGCCGAGTTGTGCTAA